The proteins below come from a single Pseudomonas chlororaphis genomic window:
- a CDS encoding histidinol dehydrogenase — translation MTAPTSIRRLNAADPDFAHHLDHLLSWESVSDDSVNQRVLDIIKAVRERGDAALVEFTQKFDGLQAASMADLILPRERLELALTRITVAQREALEKAASRVRDYHERQKQDSWTYTEADGTVLGQKVTPLDRAGLYVPGGKASYPSSVLMNAIPAKVAGVAEVVMVVPTPRGEINELVLAAACIAGVDRVFTIGGAQAVAALAYGTESVPRVDKVVGPGNIYVATAKRHVFGQVGIDMIAGPSEILVVCDGQTDPDWIAMDLFSQAEHDEDAQAILVSPDAEFLDKVAASIDKLLPTMDRAEIINTSINGRGALIKVDDMEQAIEVANRIAPEHLELSVADPQAWLPKIRHAGAIFMGRHTSEALGDYCAGPNHVLPTSGTARFSSPLGVYDFQKRSSIIFCSEQGASELGKTASVLARGESLSAHARSAEYRIVDELSSEGQGKLK, via the coding sequence ATGACCGCTCCCACTTCGATTCGCCGACTCAACGCTGCCGATCCGGATTTCGCACATCATCTGGATCATCTGCTGAGCTGGGAAAGTGTGTCAGACGACTCGGTCAACCAGCGGGTGCTGGACATCATCAAGGCGGTGCGCGAGCGTGGCGATGCCGCGTTGGTGGAGTTCACCCAGAAGTTCGACGGCCTGCAAGCGGCGTCCATGGCTGACCTGATCCTGCCGCGCGAGCGCCTGGAGCTGGCCCTGACCCGGATCACCGTGGCCCAGCGCGAAGCCCTGGAAAAAGCCGCCTCCCGGGTACGCGACTATCACGAACGGCAAAAGCAGGACTCCTGGACCTACACCGAGGCCGATGGCACGGTGCTGGGCCAGAAGGTCACGCCGCTGGACCGTGCCGGCCTGTACGTACCGGGTGGCAAGGCGTCCTATCCATCGTCGGTGCTGATGAACGCCATCCCGGCCAAGGTCGCGGGCGTGGCCGAAGTGGTGATGGTGGTGCCGACCCCGCGCGGTGAAATCAACGAGCTGGTGTTGGCGGCTGCTTGCATCGCCGGGGTGGACCGGGTGTTCACCATCGGCGGCGCCCAGGCCGTGGCTGCGTTGGCCTATGGCACCGAAAGCGTGCCGCGGGTCGACAAGGTGGTCGGGCCGGGCAACATCTATGTCGCCACTGCCAAGCGTCACGTGTTCGGCCAGGTGGGCATCGACATGATCGCCGGTCCTTCGGAGATCCTCGTGGTGTGCGACGGCCAGACCGACCCGGACTGGATCGCCATGGACCTGTTCTCCCAGGCCGAGCACGACGAAGACGCCCAGGCGATCCTGGTCAGCCCCGACGCCGAGTTCCTCGACAAGGTCGCCGCCAGCATCGACAAGCTGCTGCCGACCATGGACCGCGCCGAGATCATCAACACCTCGATCAACGGCCGTGGCGCGCTGATCAAGGTCGATGACATGGAGCAGGCCATCGAGGTCGCCAACCGCATCGCTCCGGAACACCTGGAGTTGTCGGTCGCCGATCCGCAGGCCTGGTTGCCGAAGATCCGTCACGCCGGCGCGATCTTCATGGGCCGCCACACCAGCGAAGCCTTGGGCGACTACTGCGCAGGGCCCAACCACGTACTGCCGACGTCCGGTACCGCACGCTTCTCGTCGCCGCTGGGGGTGTATGACTTCCAGAAGCGTTCGTCGATCATTTTCTGCTCCGAGCAGGGTGCGTCCGAGCTGGGCAAGACGGCTTCCGTGCTGGCCCGTGGCGAATCGCTGAGCGCCCACGCCCGCAGCGCCGAGTACCGCATTGTCGATGAGCTTTCCAGTGAAGGGCAGGGGAAACTGAAATGA
- the hisG gene encoding ATP phosphoribosyltransferase catalytic subunit (short form of enzyme; requires HisZ for function; catalyzes the formation of N'-5'-phosphoribosyl-ATP from phosphoribosyl pyrophosphate; crucial role in histidine biosynthesis; forms heteromultimer of HisG and HisZ) — MLTIALSKGRILDDTLPLLAEAGIVPTENPDKSRKLIIPTTQADVRLLIVRATDVPTYVEHGAADLGVAGKDVLMEYGGQGLYEPLDLQIARCKLMTAGKVGAPQPKGRLRVATKFVNIAKRYYAEQGRQVDIIKLYGSMELAPLIGLADKIIDVVDTGNTLRANGLEPQDFIADISSRLIVNKASMKMQHARIQALIDTLRKAVESRHRG; from the coding sequence ATGTTGACCATCGCACTGTCCAAGGGCCGTATCCTTGACGACACCCTGCCGCTTCTGGCTGAAGCGGGCATCGTGCCGACCGAGAATCCGGACAAGAGCCGCAAGCTGATCATCCCCACGACCCAGGCCGACGTGCGCTTGCTGATCGTGCGTGCCACTGATGTGCCAACCTACGTTGAACATGGCGCGGCCGACCTGGGCGTTGCCGGCAAGGACGTGCTGATGGAATACGGCGGCCAGGGCCTGTACGAGCCCCTGGACCTGCAAATCGCCCGTTGCAAGCTGATGACCGCCGGTAAAGTCGGCGCGCCGCAGCCCAAGGGGCGCCTGCGGGTGGCGACCAAATTCGTCAACATTGCCAAGCGCTACTACGCCGAGCAAGGGCGCCAGGTCGATATCATCAAGCTGTACGGTTCGATGGAACTGGCGCCGCTGATCGGCCTTGCGGACAAGATCATCGACGTGGTCGACACCGGTAATACCCTGCGGGCCAACGGCCTGGAGCCCCAGGATTTCATCGCGGACATCAGCTCCCGGCTGATCGTCAACAAGGCTTCGATGAAAATGCAGCACGCCCGTATCCAGGCTTTGATCGATACCCTGCGCAAGGCAGTGGAATCGCGACACCGCGGCTGA
- a CDS encoding UDP-N-acetylglucosamine 1-carboxyvinyltransferase (adds enolpyruvyl to UDP-N-acetylglucosamine as a component of cell wall formation; gram-positive bacteria have 2 copies of MurA which are active), translating to MDKLIITGGVRLDGEIRISGAKNSALPILAATLLCDGPVTVANLPHLHDITTMIELFGRMGIEPVIDEKLAVEIDPRTIKTLVAPYELVKTMRASILVLGPMVARFGEAEVALPGGCAIGSRPVDLHIRGLEAMGAVIDVEGGYIKAKAPEGGLRGAHFFFDTVSVTGTENIMMAAALAKGRSVLQNAAREPEVVDLANFLIAMGAKISGAGTDTITIDGVERLHSATYKVMPDRIETGTYLVAAAVTGGRVKVKDTDPTILEAVLEKLKEAGAEVTCGEDWIEVNMHGKRPKAVNVRTAPYPAFPTDMQAQFISLNAIAEGTGAVIETIFENRFMHVYELHRMGAKIQVEGNTAIVTGNEKLKGAPVMATDLRASASLVISALIAEGDTLIDRIYHIDRGYECIEEKLQMLGAKIRRVPG from the coding sequence ATGGATAAACTGATTATTACCGGCGGCGTTCGTCTTGATGGCGAAATCCGTATTTCCGGGGCAAAGAACTCCGCTCTGCCGATTCTGGCCGCGACCCTGCTGTGCGATGGCCCGGTGACCGTGGCCAACCTGCCGCACCTGCACGACATCACCACGATGATCGAGCTGTTCGGCCGCATGGGCATCGAGCCGGTGATCGACGAGAAACTCGCCGTCGAGATCGACCCGCGCACCATCAAGACCCTGGTCGCACCGTATGAACTGGTCAAGACCATGCGTGCGTCGATCCTGGTCCTGGGCCCGATGGTCGCCCGCTTCGGCGAAGCCGAAGTCGCCTTGCCTGGCGGTTGCGCCATCGGTTCGCGTCCGGTGGACCTGCACATCCGCGGCCTGGAAGCCATGGGCGCGGTGATCGACGTTGAAGGCGGCTACATCAAGGCCAAGGCACCTGAAGGCGGCCTGCGTGGCGCGCATTTCTTCTTCGATACCGTCAGCGTGACCGGGACCGAGAACATCATGATGGCCGCGGCGTTGGCCAAGGGCCGCAGCGTGTTGCAGAACGCCGCGCGCGAGCCTGAAGTGGTGGACCTGGCGAACTTCCTGATCGCCATGGGTGCCAAGATCAGCGGTGCCGGCACCGACACCATCACCATCGACGGCGTCGAGCGCTTGCATTCGGCCACCTACAAGGTGATGCCGGACCGGATCGAAACCGGCACCTACCTGGTGGCTGCTGCCGTCACCGGTGGCCGCGTCAAGGTCAAGGACACCGATCCGACCATCCTCGAAGCGGTTTTGGAAAAACTCAAGGAAGCCGGCGCCGAAGTCACCTGTGGCGAAGACTGGATCGAAGTGAACATGCACGGCAAGCGGCCAAAGGCTGTTAACGTGCGGACCGCTCCGTACCCCGCGTTCCCGACCGACATGCAAGCCCAGTTCATCTCCCTCAACGCGATTGCCGAAGGCACCGGCGCGGTGATCGAGACGATCTTCGAAAACCGTTTCATGCACGTGTACGAGCTGCATCGCATGGGCGCCAAGATCCAGGTCGAAGGCAACACCGCCATCGTCACCGGCAACGAGAAGCTCAAGGGCGCGCCAGTGATGGCCACCGACCTGCGGGCCTCGGCCAGCCTGGTGATCTCGGCCCTGATTGCCGAAGGCGACACCCTGATCGACCGCATCTACCACATAGACCGTGGCTACGAGTGCATCGAAGAGAAACTGCAGATGCTCGGCGCCAAGATCCGCCGCGTACCGGGCTAG
- a CDS encoding BolA family transcriptional regulator encodes MQAVEVKSFLEAKLPGTQVEVEGEGCNFQLNVISDELAALSPVKRQQQVYAHLNPWITDGSIHAVTMKFFSSAAWAERT; translated from the coding sequence ATGCAGGCTGTAGAAGTTAAGAGCTTCCTTGAAGCAAAACTGCCAGGTACGCAGGTGGAAGTTGAAGGCGAAGGCTGCAACTTTCAGTTGAACGTGATCAGCGATGAACTGGCGGCATTGAGCCCGGTGAAGCGTCAGCAGCAGGTCTATGCCCATTTGAACCCATGGATCACCGATGGCAGCATCCACGCGGTCACTATGAAATTTTTCAGCAGCGCGGCCTGGGCCGAGCGCACCTGA
- a CDS encoding anti-sigma factor antagonist: protein MSESAVRPGQAGELMLSGVLDYRTGPALRKQGQALIKSSGAAEVVIDCSAVQKSSSVGLSLLLCFIRDAKAAGKTWSIRAMPEDMREIAQVSELTELLAHP from the coding sequence GTGAGTGAGTCGGCCGTTCGTCCGGGCCAGGCCGGCGAGCTGATGCTCAGTGGTGTGCTGGACTATCGCACCGGCCCGGCCTTGCGCAAGCAGGGCCAGGCGCTGATTAAGTCCTCCGGTGCCGCCGAAGTGGTCATTGACTGCTCGGCGGTGCAGAAGTCCAGCAGTGTCGGCTTGTCGCTGCTGCTGTGCTTCATCCGGGACGCCAAGGCGGCCGGCAAGACGTGGAGCATCCGCGCGATGCCCGAAGACATGCGCGAAATAGCCCAGGTCAGCGAATTGACCGAGCTGTTGGCGCACCCCTGA
- a CDS encoding toluene tolerance protein → MISILRRGLLVLLAALPLMGNAVAAPSAHDIIQDTTTRLLADLAANKEKYKQDPSAFYDALNGIVGPVVDADGISKSIMTVKYSRKASPAQMARFQENFKRSLMQFYGNALLEYNNQGITVSPAKDESGTRTSVDMQVKGNNGAVYPVSYTLEKINDEWKVRNVIINGINIGKLFRDQFADAMQRNGNNLDKTIDGWAGEVAKAKEVTEEAKEKQEQ, encoded by the coding sequence ATGATCTCTATCTTGCGACGTGGCCTGTTGGTGTTGCTCGCGGCGCTGCCGCTGATGGGCAACGCCGTGGCCGCGCCTTCGGCTCACGACATCATCCAGGACACCACCACCCGGTTGCTGGCAGACCTTGCCGCCAACAAAGAGAAATACAAGCAAGACCCGAGCGCGTTCTATGACGCGCTCAACGGTATCGTCGGCCCGGTCGTGGACGCCGACGGCATTTCCAAGAGCATCATGACCGTCAAGTACTCGCGCAAGGCTTCCCCTGCGCAGATGGCCCGCTTCCAGGAAAACTTCAAGCGCAGCCTGATGCAGTTCTACGGCAACGCGTTGCTCGAGTACAACAACCAGGGCATCACCGTCTCGCCGGCGAAGGATGAGAGCGGCACCCGCACCAGCGTCGACATGCAGGTCAAGGGCAACAACGGCGCGGTCTACCCGGTTTCCTACACGCTCGAGAAGATCAACGACGAGTGGAAAGTGCGCAACGTGATCATCAACGGCATCAACATTGGCAAACTGTTCCGTGACCAGTTCGCCGACGCGATGCAGCGCAATGGCAACAACCTGGACAAGACCATCGACGGTTGGGCTGGCGAAGTCGCCAAGGCCAAGGAAGTGACCGAAGAAGCCAAAGAGAAGCAGGAACAATGA
- a CDS encoding organic solvent ABC transporter substrate-binding protein, translating to MQNRTLEIGVGLFLLAGILALLLLALRVSGLAPTASTDTYKLYAYFDNIAGLTVRAKVTMAGVTIGKVTAIDLNREDFTGRVTLQLEKRVDNLPTDTTASILTAGLLGEKYIGLSVGGEETVLKDGGTIHDTQSSLVLEDLIGKFLLNTVSKDAK from the coding sequence ATGCAAAACCGCACCCTGGAAATCGGTGTCGGCCTTTTCTTGCTGGCTGGCATCCTGGCTTTGCTGCTGCTGGCCCTGCGAGTCAGTGGGCTGGCGCCGACGGCAAGCACCGACACTTATAAACTTTATGCTTATTTCGACAATATCGCCGGTTTGACTGTCAGAGCCAAGGTGACCATGGCCGGTGTGACCATCGGCAAGGTCACGGCAATCGATCTGAACCGAGAGGATTTCACCGGTCGGGTGACGCTGCAGCTGGAAAAGCGCGTGGACAACCTGCCGACTGACACCACGGCATCTATCCTCACGGCTGGGCTGCTGGGCGAGAAGTACATTGGCCTCAGCGTAGGCGGGGAAGAAACCGTGCTCAAGGACGGCGGAACCATCCACGATACGCAGTCGTCCCTGGTGCTCGAAGACCTGATCGGTAAATTCCTGCTCAATACCGTTAGCAAAGACGCCAAATGA
- a CDS encoding ABC transporter permease, whose product MRKKSLLERIRLFGRSGIDVVAVLGRSSLFLMHALLGRNSTGGGFGLLVKQLHAVGVMSLVIIVVSGIFIGMVLALQGFSILSSYGSEQAVGQMVALTLLRELGPVVTALLFAGRAGSALTAEIGNMKSTEQLSSLEMIGVDPLKYIIAPRLWAGFISLPVLAMIFSVVGIWGGSWVAVDWLGVYEGSYWSNMQNSVDFLGDVLNGVIKSAVFAFVVTWIAVFQGYDCEPTSEGISRATTKTVVYASLAVLGLDFILTALMFGDF is encoded by the coding sequence ATGCGCAAGAAATCATTACTGGAAAGAATCCGCCTGTTTGGCCGATCGGGTATCGACGTGGTGGCCGTGCTGGGCCGTTCCTCGTTGTTCCTGATGCACGCCTTGCTGGGCCGCAACTCCACCGGCGGCGGTTTTGGTCTGCTGGTCAAGCAATTGCATGCCGTGGGCGTGATGTCCCTGGTGATCATCGTGGTCTCCGGGATCTTCATCGGCATGGTGCTGGCCCTGCAAGGTTTCAGCATCCTGTCCAGCTACGGCTCGGAGCAGGCCGTCGGGCAGATGGTCGCGCTGACCCTGCTGCGCGAACTCGGCCCGGTGGTGACCGCGCTGCTGTTCGCCGGGCGTGCCGGTTCGGCGTTGACGGCTGAAATCGGTAACATGAAGTCCACCGAGCAATTGTCCAGCCTGGAAATGATCGGCGTGGACCCGCTCAAGTACATCATTGCCCCGCGCCTGTGGGCCGGCTTCATTTCCCTGCCGGTGCTGGCGATGATCTTCAGCGTCGTCGGGATCTGGGGCGGTTCCTGGGTCGCGGTCGACTGGCTGGGGGTCTATGAAGGTTCCTACTGGTCCAACATGCAGAACAGCGTCGACTTCCTCGGCGATGTGCTCAACGGCGTGATCAAAAGTGCCGTATTCGCTTTCGTGGTGACCTGGATCGCCGTGTTTCAAGGCTATGACTGTGAGCCCACGTCAGAGGGGATCAGCCGTGCCACAACCAAGACCGTGGTGTACGCCTCGCTGGCGGTCCTGGGCCTTGACTTTATTCTGACCGCCTTGATGTTTGGAGATTTCTGA
- a CDS encoding ABC transporter ATP-binding protein (ABC transporter maintaining outer membrane lipid asymmetry) — MSADNAYAVELKGLSFKRGTRSIFNDIDIRIPRGKVTGIMGPSGCGKTTLLRLMGAQLRPSAGEVWVNGQNLPQLSRSDLFDARKHMGVLFQSGALFTDLDVFENVAFPLRVHTDLPEEMIRDIVLLKLQAVGLRGALDLMPDELSGGMKRRVALARAIALDPKILMYDEPFVGQDPIAMGVLVRLIRLLNDALGITSIVVSHDLAETASIADYIYVVGDGQVLGQGTPQELKDSDNPRIRQFMKGDPDGPVAFHFPATDYRTDLLGKR; from the coding sequence ATGAGTGCCGACAACGCTTACGCGGTCGAGCTGAAGGGGCTGTCCTTCAAGCGAGGGACGCGCAGCATTTTCAATGACATCGATATTCGCATTCCACGCGGCAAGGTGACCGGCATCATGGGGCCTTCCGGGTGCGGCAAGACCACGTTGCTGCGGCTGATGGGCGCGCAGTTGCGTCCCAGTGCCGGCGAAGTCTGGGTCAATGGCCAGAATCTTCCCCAGTTGTCGCGCAGCGACCTGTTCGATGCGCGCAAGCACATGGGCGTGCTGTTCCAGAGTGGTGCATTGTTTACCGACCTGGACGTTTTCGAGAACGTGGCCTTTCCCCTGCGGGTCCATACCGACCTGCCGGAAGAGATGATCCGCGACATCGTGCTGCTCAAGTTGCAGGCCGTCGGGCTGCGTGGCGCCCTCGACCTGATGCCGGACGAGCTGTCCGGCGGCATGAAGCGCCGGGTCGCCCTGGCGCGGGCGATTGCCCTCGATCCGAAGATCCTCATGTACGACGAACCCTTCGTCGGGCAGGACCCGATCGCCATGGGCGTGCTCGTGCGCCTGATCCGCCTGCTCAACGACGCGCTGGGCATCACCAGTATCGTGGTGTCCCACGACCTGGCCGAAACCGCCAGCATCGCGGACTACATCTACGTGGTCGGCGATGGCCAGGTACTGGGGCAGGGCACGCCCCAAGAGCTCAAGGACTCGGACAACCCGCGCATTCGCCAATTCATGAAGGGTGATCCGGACGGCCCGGTGGCGTTCCATTTTCCGGCCACGGATTACCGTACCGATCTGCTGGGGAAGCGCTGA
- a CDS encoding D-arabinose 5-phosphate isomerase, which yields MSQSSDLIQSAQRTIRLELEAVQGLLPHIDADFVRACEMILASKGRVVVVGMGKSGHIGNKIAATLASTGTTAFFVHPAEASHGDMGMITRDDVILALSNSGSTNEIVTLLPLIKRLGIQLISLTGNPDSPLAKAADVNLNVHVEHEACPLNLAPTSSTTAALVMGDALAVALLEARGFTAEDFAFSHPGGALGRRLLLKVDDVMHAGQELPQVQRGTLLKDALMEMTRKGLGMTVVLEADGKLAGIFTDGDLRRTLDRTIDIHSATIDQVMTPHGKTARAEMLAAEALKIMEDHKINALVVVDDEDRPVGALNMHDLLRAGVM from the coding sequence ATGAGCCAATCCAGCGACCTGATTCAATCGGCACAACGTACCATCCGCCTCGAGCTCGAAGCCGTACAAGGCTTGCTGCCCCATATCGACGCTGATTTCGTACGCGCCTGCGAGATGATTCTGGCCAGCAAGGGCCGCGTGGTCGTGGTCGGCATGGGCAAGTCCGGGCACATCGGCAACAAGATTGCCGCCACGCTGGCCAGCACCGGCACCACGGCATTTTTCGTTCACCCGGCCGAAGCCAGCCACGGCGACATGGGCATGATCACCCGGGATGACGTCATCCTCGCCCTGTCCAACTCCGGCTCCACCAATGAAATCGTCACGCTGCTGCCGTTGATCAAGCGCCTGGGCATCCAGTTGATCAGCCTCACCGGCAACCCCGACTCGCCCCTGGCCAAGGCCGCCGACGTGAACCTTAACGTGCATGTCGAGCACGAAGCCTGCCCGCTGAACCTGGCACCGACCTCATCCACCACCGCCGCGCTGGTCATGGGCGATGCCCTGGCCGTGGCCCTGCTGGAAGCCCGGGGTTTCACCGCCGAAGACTTCGCCTTCTCCCACCCCGGCGGCGCCCTCGGCCGGCGCCTGCTGCTGAAGGTCGACGACGTGATGCATGCCGGCCAGGAGTTGCCGCAGGTGCAGCGCGGCACCTTGCTCAAGGATGCCCTGATGGAGATGACCCGCAAGGGCCTGGGCATGACGGTGGTCCTGGAAGCCGACGGCAAGCTGGCCGGGATCTTCACCGACGGCGACCTGCGCCGCACCCTGGACCGCACCATCGACATCCACAGCGCCACCATCGACCAGGTGATGACGCCCCACGGCAAGACCGCCCGCGCCGAGATGCTCGCCGCCGAGGCCCTGAAGATCATGGAAGACCACAAGATCAACGCCCTGGTGGTCGTCGACGACGAAGACCGTCCGGTGGGCGCCCTGAACATGCACGATCTGCTGCGTGCGGGAGTCATGTAA
- a CDS encoding 3-deoxy-D-manno-octulosonate 8-phosphate phosphatase: protein MSTDLLQRGKAIKLAVFDVDGVLTDGRLYFLEDGSEFKTFNTLDGQGIKMLMAAGVQTAIISGRKTPVVERRAKNLGIPHLYQGREDKLVVLDELLGQLNLSYEQVAYLGDDLPDLPVIRRVGLGMAVANAAGFVREHAHGVTTARGGEGAAREFCELILRAQGRLEAANAAYL, encoded by the coding sequence ATGAGCACAGACCTGTTGCAACGCGGCAAGGCCATCAAGCTGGCGGTATTCGATGTGGACGGCGTACTGACCGACGGTCGCCTGTATTTCCTCGAGGACGGCAGCGAATTCAAGACCTTCAACACCCTCGACGGCCAGGGCATCAAGATGCTGATGGCCGCCGGCGTGCAGACCGCGATCATCAGCGGCCGCAAGACCCCGGTGGTCGAACGGCGCGCCAAGAACCTCGGCATCCCGCACCTTTACCAGGGGCGCGAGGACAAACTCGTCGTCCTCGACGAACTTCTGGGCCAACTCAACCTAAGCTATGAACAGGTGGCCTACCTCGGTGACGACCTGCCGGACCTGCCGGTGATCCGCCGCGTCGGCCTTGGCATGGCCGTGGCCAATGCGGCCGGCTTCGTACGCGAGCACGCCCACGGTGTGACCACGGCGCGCGGCGGCGAAGGCGCGGCCCGCGAATTCTGTGAACTGATCCTGCGCGCCCAGGGCCGCCTCGAAGCGGCCAACGCCGCGTACCTGTGA
- a CDS encoding lipopolysaccharide ABC transporter permease, translating into MLSKKIRTIVVFACIAAIFAAVGYWNISPERFLDQPAPVVEEKIDWYATNTHTLQYLPDGKVQYEMTADKVDHVKATDITLVTTPDLNMFRGTEFPWHVQSKRAEVNSGGTEVELIDSVRVARTDEKNRTTIITSTRMTVFPQQQYAQTEQPVRIDGAGGVSTGTGMKAYLKESRIHLLSNVRGQYEAR; encoded by the coding sequence ATGCTGAGCAAGAAGATTCGCACCATCGTGGTGTTTGCCTGTATCGCGGCGATTTTCGCGGCGGTGGGCTACTGGAACATCAGCCCGGAACGGTTTCTCGACCAGCCCGCGCCGGTGGTCGAGGAAAAGATCGACTGGTATGCGACCAACACCCACACCCTGCAATACCTGCCCGACGGAAAAGTGCAGTACGAAATGACAGCCGACAAGGTCGACCACGTCAAGGCAACCGACATTACGCTGGTCACCACGCCGGACCTGAACATGTTTCGCGGCACCGAGTTTCCGTGGCACGTGCAGAGCAAGCGCGCCGAAGTCAATTCCGGCGGCACCGAAGTGGAGTTGATCGACTCGGTGCGCGTGGCCCGGACCGACGAGAAGAACCGCACGACCATCATCACCAGCACACGCATGACGGTGTTCCCGCAGCAACAATATGCGCAGACCGAGCAACCCGTTAGAATCGACGGCGCCGGGGGTGTATCGACCGGCACGGGAATGAAGGCGTATTTGAAGGAAAGCAGGATACACCTGCTATCGAACGTAAGAGGACAGTATGAAGCTCGCTAA
- a CDS encoding organic solvent tolerance protein OstA: MKLAKTLPILLSLGAALGSASAWALPNDRDQPIRIQADDAQLDDKNGVATYKGDVIITQGSMKVTGNTVTITRTQSGDIDVVTSVGNLAYFEQLQTAGDTKPVQGYGVTIQYHASQDRVVLIDRAKVVDKDNNVTQGEKIVYDTNKKLASAGRATGSKVTEQRPRIDMVIQPKKKTDQKAQ; encoded by the coding sequence ATGAAGCTCGCTAAAACCCTCCCTATTTTGCTCAGTCTGGGCGCAGCACTGGGAAGCGCGAGCGCCTGGGCTCTTCCCAACGACCGCGACCAGCCTATCCGCATCCAGGCCGACGACGCCCAATTGGACGACAAGAACGGCGTAGCCACCTACAAGGGCGATGTGATCATCACCCAGGGCTCGATGAAAGTGACCGGCAACACCGTGACCATCACGCGCACCCAGTCCGGCGACATCGACGTGGTGACCTCGGTCGGCAACCTGGCCTACTTCGAGCAGTTGCAGACCGCCGGCGACACCAAGCCTGTGCAGGGCTATGGCGTGACCATCCAGTACCACGCCTCCCAGGACCGCGTCGTTCTGATCGACCGCGCCAAGGTCGTCGACAAGGACAACAACGTCACCCAGGGTGAGAAGATCGTCTACGACACCAACAAGAAACTGGCCAGCGCCGGTCGCGCCACCGGCAGCAAGGTGACCGAGCAGCGCCCACGGATCGACATGGTGATCCAGCCTAAAAAGAAAACCGACCAGAAGGCCCAGTAA
- a CDS encoding sugar ABC transporter ATP-binding protein yields MATLKAQHLAKSYKSRQVVRDVSLSIDSGQIVGLLGPNGAGKTTCFYMIVGLVQADQGRVLIDDLDVSHQPMHGRAKAGIGYLPQEASIFRKLSVADNIMAILETRKELDKAGRRQELESLLQEFHISHIRDNLGMSLSGGERRRVEIARALATAPKFILLDEPFAGVDPISVGDIKQIIHHLKAKGIGVLITDHNVRETLDICETAYIVNDGQLIAEGDSAAILANDLVKEVYLGHEFRL; encoded by the coding sequence ATGGCAACTCTGAAAGCTCAGCACTTGGCCAAGAGCTACAAGAGCCGTCAAGTCGTGCGTGATGTCAGCCTGTCCATCGACAGCGGCCAGATCGTCGGCCTGCTCGGCCCCAACGGCGCGGGCAAGACCACCTGCTTCTACATGATCGTCGGCCTGGTCCAGGCCGACCAGGGTCGCGTACTGATCGACGACCTGGATGTCAGCCACCAGCCGATGCACGGCCGGGCCAAGGCCGGTATCGGCTACTTGCCGCAAGAAGCGTCGATCTTCCGCAAGCTGTCGGTCGCCGACAACATCATGGCGATCCTCGAGACCCGCAAGGAACTCGACAAGGCCGGTCGTCGCCAGGAACTGGAAAGCCTGCTGCAGGAATTCCATATCAGCCACATTCGCGACAACCTGGGCATGAGCCTGTCCGGTGGTGAACGGCGCCGGGTGGAAATCGCCCGGGCCCTGGCCACCGCACCGAAGTTCATCCTGCTCGACGAACCCTTCGCCGGCGTGGACCCGATCTCGGTGGGCGACATCAAGCAGATCATCCACCACCTCAAGGCCAAGGGCATCGGCGTGCTCATCACCGACCACAACGTGCGCGAGACCCTGGATATCTGCGAGACCGCCTATATCGTCAATGACGGCCAGCTGATCGCCGAAGGCGACTCCGCCGCCATCCTGGCCAACGACCTGGTCAAGGAAGTGTACCTGGGCCATGAGTTCCGCCTGTAA